Proteins from a genomic interval of Staphylococcus debuckii:
- a CDS encoding FMN-binding negative transcriptional regulator has protein sequence MIKLYIPKYYQEHDMNKIKAFINDHPFATIVSTAENGRPLATHLPILIHEDGESLILAGHFAKANPQWQTLEHSDEVLIIFQGPDAYVSSTWYGHEDVPTWDYQSVQVYGQPDLLTEVEVKKDLIQLLNRFEKSDGARWDNLSEETLQQIHGVVGFHITVSEVFAAYKLSQNRNHTDYQNIIHHLEDEHNSVADAMKDEQE, from the coding sequence GTGATAAAATTGTATATTCCAAAGTATTACCAAGAACATGATATGAACAAAATTAAAGCATTTATTAATGACCATCCATTTGCGACCATTGTTTCGACTGCTGAAAATGGACGGCCTTTAGCCACGCATTTACCGATATTGATTCATGAAGATGGCGAGAGTTTAATACTCGCTGGCCACTTTGCGAAAGCGAATCCGCAGTGGCAAACTTTAGAGCATAGCGATGAGGTTTTGATTATCTTTCAAGGCCCGGATGCATATGTTTCTTCTACTTGGTATGGCCACGAAGATGTACCGACATGGGATTATCAAAGTGTTCAAGTATATGGCCAACCCGACTTATTGACTGAGGTTGAAGTAAAGAAGGATCTGATTCAGTTATTAAACCGCTTTGAAAAAAGTGATGGCGCACGCTGGGACAATTTGTCTGAAGAGACCTTGCAGCAAATTCATGGTGTGGTCGGTTTTCATATTACAGTATCAGAAGTATTTGCTGCTTATAAATTGAGTCAAAATCGCAATCATACAGATTATCAAAATATTATTCACCATTTAGAAGATGAACATAATAGTGTGGCTGACGCAATGAAGGATGAGCAGGAATAA
- a CDS encoding SA1002 family membrane protein: MFIVNLIIVLILFLLTGFLSGRYQDKYLFAKSFLISVGMVISGFLSLIISGFIIYWLLIRLLGDRSSIFVLGIIIILLAGIMNYFIVHQLIKWNDYNEMLVAILEYYIQWTTIFFTLYQFLTSSPQNLKSIAKLEISTDTLDLNLLNIIILPVLLISWIALAMVRLYIKDHKWAEEESEAQDEENKENDSNSTSRKETSGEQKS; encoded by the coding sequence ATGTTTATAGTCAATTTAATTATCGTACTCATCTTATTCTTATTAACCGGCTTTTTATCAGGACGCTACCAAGATAAATACCTATTTGCCAAATCCTTTTTAATCAGTGTGGGCATGGTGATTTCCGGATTCCTCTCACTCATAATTTCCGGATTCATCATCTACTGGTTGCTTATTCGCTTACTCGGCGACCGCAGCAGCATCTTCGTACTCGGCATCATCATTATCTTACTTGCCGGAATCATGAACTACTTCATCGTTCACCAACTCATTAAATGGAACGATTATAACGAAATGCTCGTCGCCATACTAGAATATTACATACAGTGGACTACCATCTTTTTCACACTCTACCAATTCTTGACCTCCAGTCCGCAGAACCTGAAGAGCATTGCCAAACTAGAAATCTCTACCGATACCCTAGATTTGAACCTGCTCAACATCATCATCCTGCCAGTCCTCCTCATCAGCTGGATCGCACTTGCCATGGTTCGTCTGTACATTAAAGACCATAAATGGGCCGAAGAAGAAAGCGAAGCACAAGACGAAGAGAACAAAGAGAACGATTCTAATTCTACTTCTAGAAAAGAAACCTCTGGAGAGCAGAAAAGCTGA
- a CDS encoding GntR family transcriptional regulator yields the protein MGENYPQQWMENMTTGEKVAAELRLQVVEGNIEAGTCLTENQIAKQFNVSRSPVRDAFKLLKQDQLICLERMGADVLDFGEGERREIYDLRIMMESFAFTKVKDHQRAELAKEMRKHLEIMKVAVQFQDAEAYTEHDIKFHEVLIYATQHRYLLSSWNNLKPLMLCLILLSMRKRMREEPEDFERIHHNHEVYAEAVEKNDTAQLKEAFHLNFDDVGDNIAGLFYR from the coding sequence ATGGGAGAAAATTATCCACAACAATGGATGGAAAACATGACAACGGGGGAGAAAGTCGCAGCTGAATTAAGACTTCAAGTTGTAGAGGGGAATATAGAAGCTGGGACGTGTTTGACAGAAAATCAAATCGCCAAACAATTTAATGTCAGTCGTTCGCCTGTGCGCGATGCATTTAAATTATTGAAACAAGATCAATTAATTTGTTTGGAACGTATGGGCGCTGATGTGTTAGATTTCGGTGAGGGAGAACGCCGTGAAATTTATGATTTGCGTATTATGATGGAATCCTTTGCTTTTACCAAAGTAAAAGACCATCAAAGAGCAGAATTAGCGAAAGAAATGCGCAAACATTTAGAAATCATGAAGGTCGCTGTACAATTTCAAGATGCAGAAGCTTATACTGAACATGACATTAAGTTTCACGAAGTCTTAATTTACGCGACACAACATCGTTATCTGCTCAGCAGTTGGAATAATTTGAAACCTTTGATGCTATGTTTGATTTTGTTATCCATGAGAAAACGAATGCGTGAAGAGCCTGAAGACTTTGAACGCATTCATCATAATCATGAGGTATATGCAGAAGCAGTTGAGAAAAACGATACAGCACAATTAAAAGAAGCGTTCCATTTGAATTTTGATGATGTAGGAGATAATATTGCCGGTTTGTTTTATAGATGA